The following is a genomic window from Pseudothermotoga thermarum DSM 5069.
CATTTTTCACTTCAACTCTTGCCAAACGAGTTCACCTCCTGATACCACCAGTGTAGACTTTAAATAAAAGCTGTTGACTCGATATGTAGAAAACAATCGTTGGTAGAAGATAAAAAGTCGCTGCTGCAGCAAGTAGTGGCATGTATGCTATTTCAGTTTCCAGATTTGACTCTATGAAAGTTGCCAAAGTCTTATCTATCAGAAAAGTTCGGACATAAATTATGTCCTGCCATCCTGCGAGAAATCCAAAGATTAAAACTGCAACTATACCTGGTTTTATTAAAGGTAAGAGTATTTTTCTCCACACTTTTAATCTTGAAGCTCCATCGATTAAAGCAGACCATTCGGTTTCCCACGGCAAAAGATCAAAGAAACCTTTCATAAGCCAAACAGATAAAGGCACTTCTAAGGCTGCTCTTGCGAATATCACGTAGAAGAAGGAGAAATATCTAATAAAAATCATGTTTGACGGCATAAGTATTCTGTAGAGAAAATAAACCCCAACTATGAGTACTGATCCAGGTAAAGCATGGATGAGCAACATCGAAAGCAAAAGGATTTTACGCCCTCTGAATTTTATTCTTGAAATGGCATATCCAGTTAATGTTCCAACCAAAGTTGTTACAACGGCTACCCCCCCTGCTACTATAGCCGTACTGAGAGCATGTAACCATATATTTTCTCTTAACCCACCAGTGATGGCGATTCGACCTTCAAATAGCAGTTTCCAGTTTTTTAAAGTGAATCTAAAAGTCGAAAAATCAAAATTAGTCGCCATTTGATTACCAAAACTTGATATCACCAAAAGTGCAAAAGCAACAAGAATAGGTGAAGAAAGCGCTAAAAGTACGGCAAGATATATAAACTCTTTAATCTTACTTTTAGTTTCGACGTCCATTTGTGCCATCACAAATCCCCTCTCGGTTCGGTGAGAAGTTTATCAAAACCAAGGATTTTCAACGTAATCCATCCCAAAAACGCCCCAACTATGACTAACAGAACACCTGCTGCGGCTGCAAAACCTTGGTCAAAAATTCCTGTGAAAGCTAATTCATAAACATACAAAGCCCACGGTGTACCGTAGGATTTATCAACTAATCTCCAGGAAACAAGAAGGTAAGTATGAGCGTAAGAGGTTAAAAGACTAAGCAACTGCCAAGTTGCCACGTACATGATGTGCCATCTTATTTGTGGAATTAAAATACGTTTACACAATTGCCAGTCAGTTGCTCCATCAACTCTTGCTGCTATAACATGTTCAGCAGGGATACTACTTATTGCCGACGAAAGCACAATCATGCCAAAGCTTACTCCTACTAGACCGTTTACAAATATTATTACACTCCATGCACCATATGGAAGGTATTCTTGCCCCCAAGAAATGGGTTTTTGAATTAATCCAAGCTTCAAAAATATCGAATTAAGTGTACCGATCTCACTACCATGGAAAAAGTAGTACCAGACCAAACTGTAAACTGCTATTGGGGCCATTCTTGGCAAAAGCCAGATTGTGTTGATAATTGCATTTGAACGTTTCTCCACGAAGAAGTTGATCAAAGCCAACAACAATCCACCAAGTACATTGATCAGTAAAGTAACTGACACAAAAACAACTGTTGTTAGAAAAACAGCTCTAACCGAGGGATCATTTTGGATCGCATGGAACAAACGATAGTAGTTTCTCCAGCCGATAATCATCCACGCGTATCTATTGATGTTCCAATTTCTCAGTGGAGTGAAACTGATGTATATTGTAAGGATCATTGGCAGGAAATAGAATACAACTAAAATTATGAGAGCTGGGACCAGGAAGGTCCACAGCTCTCTTGATCCTTTGGTTCTCATTGCCCGCCGAATCTCCAATCCGTTGGAATTTGACCAACTATTGAAACACTTTGCTTTAGTTCGAGATCCGCATTGATTTTGCTTATTATGAATTCCACAGCTTTATCAGGTTGCATCCTGCCTCTCAAAACGTTGTCCACCACTTCGGCAAAAATTGCTGCAAGTTTTGGATACATGGGATGCATTGGTGGAAAGTTGGTGTAATCGAGCATATAAGCAACCTCACTTAAAAATCTTGCATTTATTGGATGAACAGTTGCCTTCACAATATCCGCCAAAACAGCTTTAACGGACTCGTCCAAATCGATTCGTAAATTGTAAAGATCATCTAGCCACTTTTTGTCAGCAAGTAACTTGGCAGGTTCTTTACCAACTGGCAAGTGAGCGCTTATAATGCTATGAATTGCATTGATATCTGGATCACAAGCTTTTGCAATTATTAAAAACGCCAGTTCGTCGTAAATTTCCTTTAATGCGGTATATTTTGGATTTTGCGAACCAGCCTTAGAACTGATCATCCACATGAACGGCTGGCTCAAGGTAACTGGTTTCTTTCCAGGTTCACCCGCTGGGAACAATGTGTAATAGAACCAGCTTTCAACTTCTTCAGGTGTTAGGCCTCTTGCTTGACCCGTTTTTGGATCTGTGTAATAACTTTTTGTTTGCCATTCTGTCCAGTACCAAGTTCCACCGATGTCGAATAGTGTTTTGCCGCCAACAATGGCAGGATGCACTTGTTTTGCCCAATCCCAAGCCATTATATCACTTGGCAGAAGGTTTTCTCGGGCAAATACCCATTCAATCGTCAACCATTTGTAAACAGCAGGAACATCGAGGACTAATTTGCCCGTCTTTGGATCATATAGCGAACCACCAAAAGCCAATATGAACTGCATCAAGTCTGGATGTGCAGTGCCTCTTCTATGGATCAACCCCCACTCTGAAGCCCCTTTCTGAACAGCTTCTTTTGCCCATTTGTAAACATCAAACCAAGTAAAATTACCTTCAACGACTTTCTTGTCTAAATCAGTTAGATCCAGACCGATTTTTGCAGCTATGTCTTTTCGAATATAAAATGGTCGAGCCTCAGTGTCTTGAGGTAATCCATACAAACCTCCCTTGTACCTTGCGGCATCCACTTGTGTCGTGTAAAAGTCAGACATGAGCTCTTCGTACTTTGTTGCATATTTGCTGATATCTAAGAGGTAACCTTCTTCTGCCAAGGAAGCTATGTATACATAAGAATTCACAAGGAAATCTCCAGCCGTACCAAGCGGTTGTTTGCTCAAAAACTCCTGATACATTTGCGTAAAGTCAAGTTCGTATCTAGTTTCGCGGATGGTAATTTTTACGTTGATGCCATTCTTTGACCAAATGCTGTTTATCCTTCTTGCAGCTTCCACTATTCCTAGTACTCTCATAACGCTATTTGGATCTCCCGAGCTCCAAACACTGTAACGAACCTCGCTTATACCATTCCTCATCAAAGCTTTTCCAACTTCAATTAAACCCTCTTCAATGCTTGCGCTTATCAATAGCGTACCAACAAGGATAAGTACTACCACCAGCAACTTCTTCATACAAACACCCCCCTTGGAAATTTGTTAACTAATAATACATTAACGTTTCTTTTTTGTCAACATTTCGAAATCAAAAATCGAAAGGTTAATGAATTTGGTTCTCTATCGTCAATGGAAAAATGTCAAAGCGAAATAGAAAATGATCTACAAAAAGTCATTAGTGTAAACAATTGATAAAAGCCATTTCCCATACGGGTTTCGAGAGAAAAAATCGAAAGACTAAAGGAGAAAAATTAGAAAGAAAGAATGATACACTAAAGATAAGGGAGGGAAGTTTAATATGGTGAGAAATGTTGGGCTGAATGTTGATACCATTAGATTATCTGGTTCGTTGAAGAATTTGAGAAAGGAGTTAGAACTTC
Proteins encoded in this region:
- a CDS encoding ABC transporter substrate-binding protein produces the protein MKKLLVVVLILVGTLLISASIEEGLIEVGKALMRNGISEVRYSVWSSGDPNSVMRVLGIVEAARRINSIWSKNGINVKITIRETRYELDFTQMYQEFLSKQPLGTAGDFLVNSYVYIASLAEEGYLLDISKYATKYEELMSDFYTTQVDAARYKGGLYGLPQDTEARPFYIRKDIAAKIGLDLTDLDKKVVEGNFTWFDVYKWAKEAVQKGASEWGLIHRRGTAHPDLMQFILAFGGSLYDPKTGKLVLDVPAVYKWLTIEWVFARENLLPSDIMAWDWAKQVHPAIVGGKTLFDIGGTWYWTEWQTKSYYTDPKTGQARGLTPEEVESWFYYTLFPAGEPGKKPVTLSQPFMWMISSKAGSQNPKYTALKEIYDELAFLIIAKACDPDINAIHSIISAHLPVGKEPAKLLADKKWLDDLYNLRIDLDESVKAVLADIVKATVHPINARFLSEVAYMLDYTNFPPMHPMYPKLAAIFAEVVDNVLRGRMQPDKAVEFIISKINADLELKQSVSIVGQIPTDWRFGGQ
- a CDS encoding carbohydrate ABC transporter permease, translated to MAQMDVETKSKIKEFIYLAVLLALSSPILVAFALLVISSFGNQMATNFDFSTFRFTLKNWKLLFEGRIAITGGLRENIWLHALSTAIVAGGVAVVTTLVGTLTGYAISRIKFRGRKILLLSMLLIHALPGSVLIVGVYFLYRILMPSNMIFIRYFSFFYVIFARAALEVPLSVWLMKGFFDLLPWETEWSALIDGASRLKVWRKILLPLIKPGIVAVLIFGFLAGWQDIIYVRTFLIDKTLATFIESNLETEIAYMPLLAAAATFYLLPTIVFYISSQQLLFKVYTGGIRR
- a CDS encoding carbohydrate ABC transporter permease, which codes for MRTKGSRELWTFLVPALIILVVFYFLPMILTIYISFTPLRNWNINRYAWMIIGWRNYYRLFHAIQNDPSVRAVFLTTVVFVSVTLLINVLGGLLLALINFFVEKRSNAIINTIWLLPRMAPIAVYSLVWYYFFHGSEIGTLNSIFLKLGLIQKPISWGQEYLPYGAWSVIIFVNGLVGVSFGMIVLSSAISSIPAEHVIAARVDGATDWQLCKRILIPQIRWHIMYVATWQLLSLLTSYAHTYLLVSWRLVDKSYGTPWALYVYELAFTGIFDQGFAAAAGVLLVIVGAFLGWITLKILGFDKLLTEPRGDL